The proteins below come from a single Nocardiopsis gilva YIM 90087 genomic window:
- the paaK gene encoding phenylacetate--CoA ligase PaaK has protein sequence MRELTEHDTQPSPSTRARRLGSAPDPALLDPMERVSRDMLEEHQLRQLKRTLRHAYDHQPFYRRKCDAAGVAPEDLRGLADLERFPFTTKQDLRDAYPFGAFAVPMDRVVRVHASSGTTGRATVVGYTQGDLDIWSDLVARCIRASGGRPGEKVHVAYGYGLFTGGLGAHYGAERLGCAVIPVSGGQTARQVQLIRDFGPETIMVTPSYLLTIADEFRAQGLDPRATSLRTAILGAEPWTEDMRAEIEETFDLDAVDIYGLSEVMGPGVANECVETKDGLHVFEDHFLPEIVDPIDGTRLPDGAAGELVFTSLTKEALPIVRYRTRDLSRLLPGTARPAFRRMAKVTGRSDDMIILRGVNLFPSQVEEQVLRIGALAPHFQLVLRRPHRLDELTVRVEHRPDAPPDDREEARHRLTAALRRHIGVGAAVEVVAPDTLERSVGKIRRIVDERPR, from the coding sequence ATGCGTGAGTTGACCGAGCACGACACGCAGCCGAGCCCGTCCACCCGCGCGCGGCGGCTCGGATCCGCCCCCGACCCCGCCCTTCTCGACCCGATGGAGCGGGTGTCCCGGGACATGCTGGAGGAGCACCAGCTGCGCCAGCTCAAGCGGACGCTCCGGCACGCCTACGACCACCAGCCCTTCTACAGGCGCAAGTGCGACGCGGCCGGGGTCGCCCCCGAGGACCTGCGCGGCCTCGCCGACCTGGAGCGGTTCCCGTTCACCACCAAGCAGGACCTGCGCGACGCCTACCCGTTCGGCGCGTTCGCCGTTCCCATGGACCGGGTGGTGCGCGTGCACGCCTCCAGCGGAACCACGGGACGCGCCACCGTCGTCGGCTACACGCAGGGCGACCTCGACATCTGGTCGGACCTGGTCGCCCGCTGCATCCGCGCCTCCGGCGGACGGCCCGGCGAGAAAGTGCACGTGGCCTACGGGTACGGACTGTTCACCGGCGGACTCGGCGCCCACTACGGCGCCGAGCGGCTGGGCTGCGCGGTCATCCCGGTCTCCGGCGGGCAGACCGCGCGGCAGGTCCAGCTGATCCGCGACTTCGGCCCCGAGACCATCATGGTCACGCCCTCCTACCTGCTCACCATCGCCGACGAGTTCCGCGCCCAGGGCCTCGACCCCCGGGCGACCTCCCTGCGCACCGCGATCCTCGGCGCCGAGCCGTGGACCGAGGACATGCGCGCGGAGATCGAGGAGACCTTCGACCTCGACGCCGTCGACATCTACGGGCTCTCGGAGGTCATGGGCCCGGGCGTGGCCAACGAGTGCGTGGAGACCAAGGACGGCCTGCACGTCTTCGAGGACCACTTCCTCCCCGAGATCGTCGATCCCATCGACGGCACCCGGCTCCCGGACGGCGCCGCGGGCGAGCTCGTGTTCACCTCGCTGACCAAGGAGGCCCTGCCGATCGTCCGCTACCGCACCCGCGACCTGTCGCGGCTGCTGCCCGGGACGGCGCGTCCGGCGTTCCGGCGCATGGCCAAGGTGACCGGGCGCAGCGACGACATGATCATCCTGCGCGGCGTGAACCTGTTCCCCAGCCAGGTCGAGGAGCAGGTGCTGCGCATCGGCGCGCTCGCCCCGCACTTCCAGCTGGTGCTGCGCCGCCCGCACCGGCTCGACGAGCTGACGGTCCGGGTGGAGCACCGGCCCGACGCGCCACCCGACGACCGGGAGGAGGCCCGCCACCGGCTGACCGCGGCGCTGCGGAGACACATCGGCGTGGGAGCCGCGGTCGAGGTGGTCGCGCCCGACACACTGGAGCGCTCCGTCGGCAAGATCCGGCGCATCGTCGACGAGCGCCCCAGGTAA